In the Elusimicrobiaceae bacterium genome, one interval contains:
- a CDS encoding FmdE family protein produces MTTGKPGYSTAVKFHGHSCPGLAIGYRIALAARRELHGALSKDEEIVCFAENDSCSVDAVQALVGCTAGKGNLVIENTGKQAFSFYSRSTGKSFRIYYRRTALDSELGAKIGKLTGTKSQTPDRKRKITVLKRKRITGILNAPENEILVTGPVQRPVPAEARIVNSAPCGRCGEWTMETMLRRRGALNLCPFCRRGAKKPD; encoded by the coding sequence ATGACGACAGGCAAACCCGGCTACTCAACCGCTGTGAAATTTCACGGGCACTCCTGTCCGGGCCTGGCTATCGGCTACCGCATAGCGCTCGCCGCACGGCGTGAACTGCACGGCGCGCTTTCGAAAGACGAGGAAATTGTCTGTTTTGCGGAGAACGACTCCTGTTCCGTGGACGCGGTGCAGGCGCTTGTTGGCTGCACGGCCGGAAAAGGCAATCTCGTTATCGAAAATACCGGCAAACAGGCGTTTTCGTTTTATTCCCGCAGTACCGGCAAATCGTTCCGCATTTATTACCGCAGAACGGCGCTCGATTCCGAACTCGGCGCAAAAATAGGAAAACTAACCGGAACCAAATCCCAAACGCCTGACCGGAAAAGAAAAATAACCGTTTTGAAACGAAAAAGAATAACCGGCATACTTAACGCGCCGGAAAATGAGATACTTGTCACGGGCCCGGTTCAGCGGCCGGTGCCGGCCGAAGCGCGCATTGTGAATTCCGCGCCCTGCGGCCGATGCGGCGAATGGACAATGGAAACCATGCTCCGCCGGCGCGGTGCGCTGAACCTGTGCCCATTCTGCCGGCGCGGCGCTAAAAAACCGGACTAG